One genomic segment of Streptomyces niveus includes these proteins:
- a CDS encoding DUF3631 domain-containing protein, translating to MTEPQPKTPSHRDATPSWPPVAVPGQAANSPVPPTEEDRDEESPATPLPEGAQVLADLQAQITRYVILPSAEALTAVTLWVAASHLQPAWQHAPRLAVVAPEKRCGKSRLLDVLTETVHNCLITVNASPAAIFRSITDDNPPTLLVDEADTLFGTVKAAERNEDLRGLLNAGHQRNRPTLRVSGPEHKPTPFPTFAMAALAGIDDLPDTIMDRSVVIRMRRRAPGEKVAAFRTHRDTPALHALRDRLTSWLQPLGALAADREPVMPVEDRAADTWEPLVIVADLAGGDWPALVRVACRTMSDYEAGQDEEGGLRTRLLVGIRRAFGAERDPAVLATKRLLEALNADREAPWAEYGAGGLTPRGLQLLLKPYGISSANRRFPDGTQAKGFARNQFLDAWARYCPEPAPAVQVTAQRLPGTAP from the coding sequence ATGACCGAACCCCAGCCGAAGACCCCGTCCCACCGTGACGCGACGCCATCGTGGCCTCCGGTCGCCGTACCCGGCCAAGCCGCCAACTCCCCGGTGCCTCCCACGGAGGAGGACCGCGACGAAGAGTCTCCAGCGACGCCGCTGCCCGAGGGGGCACAGGTGCTGGCCGATCTGCAGGCGCAGATCACGCGGTACGTGATCCTGCCTTCGGCTGAGGCTCTGACGGCGGTGACGTTGTGGGTGGCGGCGTCGCATCTGCAGCCGGCGTGGCAGCACGCGCCGCGTCTGGCGGTGGTGGCTCCGGAGAAGCGGTGCGGCAAGTCGAGGCTGCTGGACGTGCTGACGGAAACGGTGCACAACTGCCTGATCACGGTCAACGCCAGTCCTGCCGCGATCTTCCGGTCGATCACCGACGACAATCCGCCCACGCTCCTGGTCGATGAGGCGGACACTCTCTTCGGCACCGTGAAGGCGGCGGAGCGCAACGAGGATCTCCGGGGTCTGCTGAATGCCGGGCATCAGCGGAACCGGCCCACGCTGCGGGTCTCGGGGCCTGAGCACAAGCCGACCCCGTTCCCCACGTTCGCGATGGCCGCGCTCGCCGGGATCGACGACCTGCCGGACACGATCATGGACCGGTCGGTCGTCATCCGGATGCGCCGCCGGGCACCGGGCGAGAAGGTCGCGGCCTTCCGCACGCACCGCGACACCCCCGCGCTGCACGCCCTGCGCGACCGCCTCACTTCCTGGCTCCAGCCGCTGGGTGCGCTGGCGGCGGACCGGGAGCCGGTCATGCCGGTGGAGGACCGCGCGGCCGACACGTGGGAGCCGCTGGTGATCGTCGCCGACCTCGCCGGAGGTGACTGGCCCGCGCTGGTCCGCGTCGCCTGCCGCACGATGAGCGACTACGAGGCGGGGCAGGACGAGGAAGGCGGTCTGCGTACCCGCCTGCTGGTCGGTATCCGCCGGGCCTTCGGCGCCGAGCGTGACCCGGCGGTGCTGGCCACCAAGCGGCTGCTGGAGGCGCTGAACGCGGACAGGGAAGCGCCGTGGGCGGAGTACGGTGCCGGCGGTCTGACGCCGCGCGGCCTGCAACTGCTCCTGAAGCCCTACGGCATCAGCTCGGCCAACCGTCGCTTCC
- a CDS encoding tyrosine-type recombinase/integrase, with the protein MMPRKPQRRREFGSVRKTQSGRFQARYWAPDGVRRYAPRTFETKTEATTWLTLTQADIERKHWTDPDAGAVNFEDFANKWVRERGLAATTEDLYTRLLRLHILPAFGAWDLDDIQPADVRVWRAERLKATNGAKTTVAKSYRLLKAVLQTAVDDELLKSNPCRIKGAGKEEADERDVAEIQQVYALAEAIGPRWRIMIFLGAFASLRPEELAELRRGDIDLDEGVVWIRRAAPELTNGQKVVGAPKSRAGKRAIYLPDFVVPELRRHLRWFAEKEPDGLLIVGERGAALRRSSFGRKWRKARTAAGLPDSFRFYDLRHTGNTLAADSGAKLKDLMVRAGQSSPKAQLIYQHSKKKHQRKLAKSIDAEVRQQRGEAAEQAQEETRKHSG; encoded by the coding sequence CTGATGCCGCGCAAGCCGCAGAGGCGGCGCGAGTTCGGCAGCGTGCGTAAGACCCAGTCGGGACGCTTCCAGGCCCGCTACTGGGCTCCGGACGGTGTGCGGCGCTACGCGCCTCGTACCTTCGAGACCAAGACGGAGGCGACGACCTGGCTCACGCTGACCCAGGCGGACATAGAGCGCAAGCACTGGACCGACCCCGACGCCGGAGCGGTCAACTTCGAGGACTTCGCCAACAAGTGGGTTCGGGAGCGCGGCCTCGCGGCGACCACCGAGGATCTGTACACCCGCTTGCTCAGGCTCCACATCCTGCCCGCGTTCGGCGCGTGGGACCTGGACGACATCCAGCCGGCGGATGTGCGCGTGTGGCGAGCCGAGCGGCTCAAGGCGACCAACGGCGCGAAGACGACAGTGGCCAAGTCCTACCGTCTGCTGAAGGCGGTGCTCCAGACCGCGGTCGACGACGAACTCCTCAAGAGCAACCCGTGCCGTATCAAGGGCGCCGGGAAGGAGGAAGCGGACGAGCGCGATGTCGCCGAGATCCAGCAGGTCTACGCGCTGGCCGAGGCGATTGGACCGCGTTGGCGCATCATGATCTTCCTGGGCGCCTTCGCGTCCCTCCGCCCCGAAGAACTCGCGGAGCTGCGGCGCGGTGATATCGACCTCGACGAAGGCGTCGTGTGGATCAGGCGAGCCGCACCGGAGCTGACCAACGGCCAGAAGGTCGTGGGAGCCCCGAAGTCACGCGCAGGGAAGCGGGCGATTTACCTGCCCGACTTCGTGGTGCCCGAGCTGCGTCGCCACCTTCGGTGGTTCGCCGAGAAGGAACCGGACGGGCTGCTCATCGTCGGAGAACGCGGAGCCGCTCTGCGGCGGTCTTCCTTCGGGCGCAAGTGGCGCAAGGCGCGGACCGCGGCCGGCCTGCCGGACAGCTTCCGCTTCTACGATCTCCGCCACACCGGCAACACCCTGGCGGCGGACTCGGGCGCGAAGCTCAAGGACCTCATGGTCCGGGCGGGCCAGTCCAGCCCCAAGGCACAGCTGATCTACCAGCACTCCAAGAAGAAGCACCAGCGCAAGCTCGCGAAGAGCATCGACGCCGAAGTCCGGCAGCAGCGCGGCGAAGCAGCCGAGCAGGCCCAGGAGGAGACGCGGAAGCACTCCGGCTGA
- a CDS encoding CRISPR-associated endoribonuclease Cas6, which produces MEFGSPVGEIVEALAKDFAMIPILDWGGVALNIEAVARLEPPAFASGRGRFRTVSPVAIKSELTREPEVSRSGGVWILPGEAGFDVALSHSLRRKAETFGYGPVTLEAITWIGRQRSFSVVGHGSDASGPVHWGKKTGAPVEIEVSGPPAALQALWSCGIGGATSAGFGWVRQ; this is translated from the coding sequence GTGGAGTTCGGCAGCCCCGTCGGGGAGATCGTCGAGGCGTTGGCCAAGGACTTTGCGATGATCCCCATCCTGGACTGGGGTGGCGTGGCGCTGAACATCGAGGCCGTTGCACGCCTTGAACCGCCGGCCTTTGCCTCCGGGCGTGGAAGGTTCCGCACCGTCAGCCCCGTCGCTATCAAGAGCGAGCTGACGCGGGAGCCGGAAGTCAGCCGCAGTGGTGGGGTGTGGATTCTTCCGGGCGAGGCTGGATTCGATGTCGCGCTCAGCCACAGTCTCCGCCGTAAGGCGGAGACCTTCGGCTACGGGCCGGTGACCTTGGAAGCCATTACCTGGATCGGGCGTCAGCGGTCGTTCTCCGTTGTCGGTCACGGCAGTGATGCTTCCGGCCCTGTGCATTGGGGCAAGAAGACCGGCGCGCCGGTGGAGATCGAGGTGTCTGGGCCGCCTGCTGCGCTTCAGGCCCTGTGGTCGTGTGGCATTGGTGGGGCGACGTCCGCCGGGTTTGGGTGGGTGAGGCAATGA
- a CDS encoding excisionase family DNA-binding protein, translating to MADRLLTVDEAAERLGTGVRFVRRLVAERRIVFVKVGRHVRIADSALTAYIEAHTVQPARRGRPSYGRAA from the coding sequence ATGGCTGACCGCCTCCTCACCGTGGACGAGGCTGCTGAACGACTCGGCACAGGCGTGCGCTTCGTCCGCCGCCTCGTGGCGGAACGCCGCATCGTCTTCGTCAAGGTCGGGCGCCACGTCCGCATTGCCGACAGCGCCCTCACCGCGTACATCGAAGCCCACACCGTTCAGCCCGCGCGACGGGGTCGGCCGAGCTACGGCAGGGCCGCCTGA
- the cas7i gene encoding type I-B CRISPR-associated protein Cas7/Cst2/DevR: MSVYLTGQAVLDIQAGAPNNGRGTADQGNVTPVKQHRTGGKTYPYGSAQWWRRMLRDSFPDTETASPVIVNGKDSKQQSYTSGRPDRHTDDDLFGYMAATKTAQHMRNSVLSTGTFVSIAPERPTRDFGTMSRDLPTGSNPILHEHEFYTAALQGDLRLDMLRVGFFEQEGKVRKAALSDEAVKEALQAGCVEATRRGISGVLLPIEERRRRVGVLLRTMAAMHGGANQAAHYGDRAPALILLAPIRGGNQPFTRILAPVDGEIRFFADTLREEIEAWSDLIDGKVHLGWAPGFLGDQRESARADLADLITADRLVIGHPRVVLADLAQSMESGEHDTWLQD; encoded by the coding sequence ATGAGCGTGTACCTGACCGGCCAAGCCGTCCTCGACATCCAGGCCGGCGCTCCCAACAACGGCCGGGGGACCGCCGACCAAGGCAACGTCACCCCTGTCAAACAGCACCGCACCGGCGGCAAGACCTATCCCTACGGCTCCGCCCAGTGGTGGCGTCGCATGCTCAGGGACAGCTTCCCCGACACCGAGACGGCTTCGCCGGTCATCGTCAACGGCAAGGACTCTAAGCAGCAGTCCTACACCTCCGGTCGCCCAGACCGGCATACCGACGACGACCTCTTCGGCTACATGGCCGCCACCAAGACCGCCCAGCACATGCGCAACTCGGTCCTGTCCACGGGTACCTTCGTCTCCATCGCGCCGGAGCGGCCCACCCGGGACTTCGGCACCATGAGCCGGGACCTGCCGACGGGCTCCAACCCCATCCTCCACGAGCACGAGTTCTACACCGCCGCGCTCCAGGGAGATCTGCGCCTCGACATGCTGCGGGTCGGCTTTTTCGAGCAGGAAGGCAAGGTCCGCAAGGCGGCGCTCTCCGACGAGGCCGTCAAGGAAGCCCTCCAGGCCGGATGCGTCGAAGCTACCCGCCGTGGCATCTCCGGCGTTCTGCTCCCCATCGAAGAGCGCCGCAGGCGCGTGGGCGTGCTGCTGCGCACGATGGCCGCGATGCACGGCGGTGCGAATCAGGCAGCTCACTACGGTGACCGCGCACCTGCGCTGATTCTCCTTGCCCCGATCCGGGGCGGGAACCAGCCCTTCACCCGAATCCTGGCGCCGGTCGACGGAGAGATTCGCTTCTTCGCAGACACCCTTCGGGAAGAGATCGAAGCCTGGTCCGATCTCATCGACGGAAAGGTCCACCTGGGCTGGGCTCCGGGCTTTCTCGGAGATCAGCGCGAGAGCGCCCGCGCTGATCTGGCCGATCTGATCACCGCTGACCGCCTGGTCATCGGCCACCCCCGGGTCGTCCTGGCGGATCTCGCCCAGTCCATGGAGTCCGGCGAACACGACACCTGGCTCCAGGACTAA